The segment AGATATGGAGAAGGAGTGATCTCTGTTCAGAAGTCATGGTGGCGTCCTACAGAGGTCGAGACCATTACATCGGCCATAGAAAGTGAAAGAGAATTGGTTTAATATAGTTTAATGAGAATGTTTCTTTTATGATCACGTTGATTGTTTACATTGTATTAGGCCAATATGTGTATCCTTTTTTACATTGACGAAATTGTATACAAGACATTGTCCCTATAATGTAAgctttttataagtttttaatttGGTCCTAAACACCCGTGGAATATTTATACTACTGCAGCAAACTTATATAGACTGTCTATTTGAACTATAGGTTTATGATGAACTCATGTTAATTACATCACCAAAAAACTctcaatagaaaaataaactagagcaaaaagaattattaaattaaaaaaattgtaacaaatttaaaatataacttattaAATTCAATAAGCAAATATAGTAAAATTGTTACTATAAGAAataacttataaaataaattcaatGTAAATTCTTATACCAAAAATTAATCAATAAatcttatattaaaaattataattagttATTCAGATAACATGGTTTTGTTTGGTGTCCAAATATAATAgcatataaaaaattcaaataaatatctatattattaagtAGTAACAATTGATATTAGGTTTTCATGCTACCTaccttaaaataatttttttgttataggaaaataacaaaacaattttacaaaaaattatatatcaaaaataaattctATTGTATATAACTTAtagaaaaatgataaaataaatagtgAAAGTTGTTATAAAAATAGTGAAATTAATGTCACATATAATTGAAaatgaattaaatatttttaaaattacatgAAAGTGGTTTTAAGGGTAACATAAGTATTGTGAACACAAAATGTAGGGttagtttatttaattaaatttgaattttttacaaaacaataaaataaaaatatcaaccataatttaatacaaaaatgaaactaatatatatacttGCATAGTCCAACAGAAGACATAATGTAAAGTACCTATAACTAAATAAGTAACAGAAATAAAATTACATAACTTATACTAAAACCaacagattaatatatatatatatatatatatatatatatataataaatatagacACTTTTTCATCGATAATCACAACAATTACATTAGAAAATTTATTCACCTAACGAAACTAACTTTGTGTCTTTTACAGTAAACGAGTTCAACAAAAAAGAATGATaaattttttcaagaaaattataaaataacatttcaTACATTAattagaataaaataatttaaactaaaaacaaatgTTAAGCAAAATCTAATAGAGAAACTTCCCGCAAGTGGAAGATGATGAGTCCATGTAAATATTACATAACCATTATTAAAATAGGAGATCTCCATTATACAAATGTACTATTTGTATTGACAATTGATAAAATTAGAGagatggagatgctcttaatacGAAACAATTTGGTTTTGGTTCGTACTCTATTATATGTTCGCTTCAGTTTCAAatgtattttgttaaaaaaattgtagaaTCAGTGAAGTTATTGCTTTAGTCGATAATGTTTggcaataaaattattaaaatgataaCATGGAGATTCATTATATATATCAacacataaaaataaacaatatatatagtagaaagtctataaattaatactcggcAAATGAATAGacacaataattaaaaaaatttagttattttcaaTTGgacatatgtaaaatataactgaattcgataaaataataataacataacttttatatatataaattttatataaacataaacaaatcatcttttaaaaaatgaattaatctttctttctgtttaAAGAATTTCACTATTATGATGTTTTTattgaattacaaaaaaaatacatttatatactATCATCAAATTCAACAcacattatatatcaaataactTAAATAAGTAGATAAAATTTAACTAACATATAGTATcatatagttattttttttggaagaCAAAAATAACTAttgtaaacaaacaaaatatatctTATCACATATCAATATCTCACCTAAAACTTCCTGAAAGACAAAAATCATTATCATACACATTTCTTGCAAATGCAAATCTAAAATACAAATCACAAAAtcatacaaataataataacctAGATCACAAGTAAAacatatcccgcccgtagggcggaccgaCCCTAGTAGGTTATATAATGTTCATGTCGAAAATAGAGCTTTTGTTTTCTTCCCATGGCTACTTGACTATATCTGGAAAGCATAAAACGACAAGCTTTCTACTTAATGGTGTTGAAATCCCTTCTTAACACGTTAGCTCTGCTAAGGGGTGAAATTGCGGGCAAGAACAAAATAGATTGTTCATATTAGAGTATGATTAATAGAGAATTTTTAGGATGGAGTTCTTAGAATATAATTAATGGAAGGTTCTTAGGTTGGAGTTCTAAACGGAATATAAGAATctgtctcttaatttttaattaaaaagctAAGAACTGGTTCTTAAATATGGATTCttatatttcactaaaaatCCACCCTAAAAACttccattaatcatgctcttagcgAACATCCtatacataaatagtcattCTGGTTTACTAGCTCGTAGTGCGCATCTTAAAGATGGCGTCCTTTGTCAGTTGTAAGTAGGTCATATTTGTAAGCACCACCATGCCAATCATCGACACTGCACCGGCTACCAATTAACCAAGATTTGTCAAGATGAATTCCCGTTTTATTACTTAAATTGCTAATACCTTGCTTCCACGAATTCTAACAACCACAGCCGTATTCACCACgtttaaatcaataaaaatctttttaaatccATTCTGTGATATTATTTATTTCAGCTGGTGGAGCTTTTTTCAAGATGCATAAATTTACATGTTTCACACCCTTTCGTATTTGTTCTACAAATTAAACCTCTCATTACTTTCATTAGTTACTCTATTTCTGGACTGAAATTAACCAGCAAAAATTCTCCTAAAATGTCCCAAGATAGATTAACTCCAGCCATGTCTGTAACATATCTCACTTATTGTAAACAAAATTTGGTTCAATCATAATTATACATTTTGCTATTTTATATGTCTTTGACCTGTGAGAATCTATATATCACTAACCGTTTTTACATCATACTCCCTGTTCCAAAGGAAGCGAGGTTTATACTCAAGCCGTTCCTTTTTTAGGAGCCAAGTGAACAACGTCTAATTACCAAAATTCATTGACCATTTTCTTCTTCCAAATGAAATAACAAGTAATTAGGAGTAAGGGGTTGTAGCTTTAGTAGGGCTTGAACTTGACAATAAAACCATTATGAGCTGTATATTTTAACCATTAAACGATAAGCTCTTGTCCGAATTTTTATATGCAAGACCGTGCTTGATTTGCTAAGAAAGggcattttaattatatatatatatatatatatatatatatatataacattataggCATCCAACCCCCAAAGATGTTATTCGTTGGATTCGAATATTCTTAAAAATGGTGTTCAAGAAGACTGCCACCCATTACAGTGAAAAACGTTAGTTGTGGAGCTCTGCAAGAACGGATGATTATGGTCTTATGGACACTCTAAATTTGATCATACATTTCTTGtttttagttaatatttttatatcagaCATGCCCATGTGACCATTTGACTCCTTGAGCAGACATACCTGTTTGTAAGGAATATAACATCTGTTTGACTCCGATTTAACGAAGTTTATTACCACATACTAATTTGTTATGTATTTTAACCTCTTCGATAACACGATCATATCGATTAAACAGCTTTCGTTTACACTTTGTGGATAATTAAATGACATAATAGAATATGCTTCGCGTGATTATAATAAACATTGCTCGTTCGCCTCCACCGATCTCGTCTTTAGTTTTGACCACACCGACACACTGAAACGTAGGAATTaaacttctttttgttttctctgttcCTCTATTGTTGTACATTGTCCTCTTTACATCTCTGTCGGGTAGCTAGAAATATCAATTTTTCTGCCTAATAAATTTCATCCATTTAATTCCCAACGGTACAAAGTTTGCACCCATCTTGGGAATGCAACTCATGATTATGATCTTTTCAATGCATACATTTGTCGTCGGACCACTACtccattattatataaataattatacattATAACATTTGGATCATATTCTTAACTAAGCGAGGAATAAACAGAGGATATATCCAAGGGACAAGCATGTGACAATATACCCAACTTAGTAAATCCAAAACATAATTTGAGAAAAATCTTATATGTATACGTACTGCCTACCTAAAACAGGTTGGTTATTTATATAAACTTTCCGTTTTGTAACTACAGACACCGTATATAGGTATTTCGTTTGAATGTAGTTCTATAAAACAGctatttcattttaatatataagaacaAAACAGCGAGATAAATAACGACAGAGACTGACTCTCACTCTTATTACAAATGAGCCAACGACACAGCACGCCcgtcatcttcatcttccctcCCCCTGCTCCAAATCTCCACCTCATTAAACACactgaaagagagagagatggagttTTCTGAATATAACACTCTCTGACCTTCTTGTCATATCACAAACAAATCTCTCACACTCGTTTTTCCTCATCGAAacattctctttcttcttcatattcgtcttctttttctttatggGTTGTCGAGATGTTCTGTTAACTTTCTATGTGGCTCTCTTGCTCATCTTTCTGTTCCAGGTCTGGCTTTTCCGGGAAGGACAAGTCCGGGAACTGTCCGAAGACAACCACCTCGGAAGAGACAGAAACACTCTTGTCTCCAAGAACAAGAAGGACGACGATGATGTTCAACGGCTCTTTCAAAGGTATTTCAAGGGATCATCCTTTGGtctaaacaacaacaacagcaacactCGCTTTGAAGATTCTGATAGAAAAATCCCTATTTCCCCAGATCCCCTACACAACTAGTTAGTTACTTTagcttcttctatttttttattttcttttcaactCTTATTGTCCAAAACAAACCTTATATTTACCTCACTTTCTTTGTATGTATTTCTTAAATGAGGACATGTTCTGTTTATCACTAGAGAATATTTTGAAGGCTTAAAGCAATAAATCACTAAAATTTCATAAGAGAGAatatgatatttaattattgaaTGACCAAAATGGCAAAAGCTCTgcagaaaaaaagaaagctgGTCAAGAAGAAGCATTTATAATCTATTTGAAGAAATAAGGCTGTGCagctaataatatattaatatcaaGGGTTGTCATGACGAAGGACCTACCctacttttttcttcttcacgTAGAACACACTTAAACTGACGTAAAAGTTGTCTCTGAACGTTAAGAAATTAGCCATGATAAAGGAAAAGAAAGTCTTCGATGAGACAGTAACGAAGAAAGGTCAACTAGTGTTGAAAATCGTATCAATTATGTTATCAAAAAAGTAAAACACTGTGCATCGGTTACACTAGCAGTAAACCAAGCATAAATAACACATGATAAGCATTGAACCATGTTGCACGAGTATCGCTGGGACATGCCGACCAAAAAAAGGGAACCATGTACCTGTGATACTTGTAGCAATATTTTAGGTCGAGGCGTGTGGGCAATGCGTTAGATGGAATTGAGCGATGTGCCCAATGTCAAAGTAACCGTACAAATAATTGTTAAATACTTAAGGCCATATACTAGACAAGAATTAACACTAATATATACTTTTCTGAGAAAGAACCCTAATATTTTCTGCCGTGAAATCGACACCTACAGCCTGCCCCAAGCTCAAGATCATGCAGTCCTCTGATGACTTATTCCAAAACGTACTCTTTTTAAGGTTTCGTATTTTTGTAGTTAACCAAACTCTATAATTTTTAGATGATTAGTCTAAAAGCATGGTATCTACATGTCTCTTTAGAATTTCCACCTGTCAGGAAGGAAAACACAACTAGCAAAGTAGCAATTCATAGTGAAATAAATCCCTTAGTGATTGGTTATAACTTTAGCAAAAGAAAATGAGTAAAATGGCTATGATCCACCTGATCATACAAGACGAAGAGAGCCGACGTCCGTTTGGGCTTTGATTTATTTATGGGTCAACACTCAACAGCTAAACTTTACCTCCAATCACTCATTTTCGGACCATTCATTACTCACTGGTCCCTGAAGTTTTGTCTTAATATTCTTTTGGTAAGCCCACGTACGTAGGAAACTATTATCGAGTTCAGGCAGGTGCAGGTTGCCGCGGGCTTAGTGGAAGAAGTTGCATAATCCAACTAGGGTTTATATAGCTGTAATTTATGTTTATGTAGGAAGGAATATTTAAAAGAACTGAgctgataaaaagaaaatttaaaagaacTGATTTGTTTATGGAAAATTAGGTGAGATTGCCAACAGAAAAACAATAATTCATTATCTAACTAAAATTACattatctcttttcttttctcttacTATCTCTCTACCTTCTCTctgaaaaaaactaattttttttttcttcgttaTTATTGTTTATCTAcatcatcaaaatcaaaatgtcTTTTCAATCACTTGTTTACAAAATTCATGATTAAACGTGTTTGATCTGGAATAATGTATAACTAGGATAAACATGCGCCTTATACAGGAtaagtttatttgtatatattgacaatgtttttttttatatatttaattattttatttatacatatacaatattttttgttattataatataatttctttCCGATGGACCGGatcaatttttcttaaaaattttgaaactaaactataattaataaaatataattaatatatcatggATTGATCAGATtagacattaaacaaattatgacacaaaaaccttatttttttccaccgaacacattcttgaaaaagtgaacagtattgtttctacagttgaattattttgacatttatctttcatatggttttgaaaggttTTAGATCAACCGTCAAAtcgatacatgtcattttaatgctTTTAGTCGTAGGTtttatcttccatatggttttgaaaggtttcagatcaaccatcaaattgatacatgtcattttaatgtttttagtcgtatgcttaatgagaattatttttttgtaatttaaagtcttttaaaaaattcaaaatataacatataagaaaaaaataacatataaggtttcttaatttttttaatttaaagtcgttttaaaaaatttaaaatataacatataaagttttctcattttgtaatttaaagtcattttaaaaaatttaaaatataacatagaagaaaaaatatttttatgattgtttaattttttttaataatataaaattaaaaaaacataaaaaatgatggaaaaattgttaccaaatctttattattcatagtcaTTAGTTATccatagcttttatttaaagacAAAATAcacgttttttatattttgggttaGTATAATGTTTTCTAGTAATTGGATTTGGACCAACATTTTTAATTGATTCTTAAGCCGCCACGTAAGCTAAATTGACATCCTAATTAAATGACACCTAAGTAGTGtctctttttaattagtacaaacttaagattataatttttcaaatgatTCTCAATTAATGTATAAGGCATTTATCGAAAATCAATTTGCGATACCATGTCAGTAAAGCAAAAAgatagaaaatatcatatagtAATTGTATGATAAGTAAATAAATCTCAaacttccaaaaaaaataaagatatggaTCGCCACATATTAGGATATACGGACCGAATAAGTGAGCCTAAATCCATTAACTATGGGGACCGCTTAAAATCCCATAAATATTAATCATGGAGCGTTACAACATGTTGTTGTAGTCATGTGTCATCACGAGGATGattcttaaaatttttagaaaaataagctAGTCCATAAAAACTTATACTAtgctttttattaaaataactatcaaattaattatagTGTACCAAAGaatgttttttctttccttaaataaaagctacgaaattacctaatatggttaacaaatatatgacaattaatgattgtgaataatacatatttgataacaatttttatatcatctttgttttttgtttaattttatattattaaaagaaattaaacaatcacattaaacatataataaaaaaattagattttttcttatatgttatattttgaattttttaaaatgactataaattactaaaaatggtattaattccacattgaaaattttgtaaatggtttaactttttttttgttcaagcaagataTAAATGATCATATATCGTAGGGGTGAACGTTCAGATACACGTTCGGGTTTGTATCAGGTATTTaggatttttgggtattttagtataaaggtatagaacatgttcgggtatttctgtacttcgggtctggttcgggtattttatatttgggttcagatattttggatcgggttcggatatctaaattttgaaaaaaaaaaaaaattattcattgttaaaaagaaaatgtattaaaatatatttttaacctaactggttttctaattttcaaaagattaaacttttaataggtttgaagataaaactttaaaaatagaaaaccactaatttagttgttgttttttaattttagatgCAACTTTTGTTAATGCAAAAAACAAGAActtaatatgtattttaagtgagtagtaaatgattttgtccataattatatgtatattatctaattttgagaaatgtgcatcattaatataaatattttgaattaaatGAGAGgagtaaactagaaatatagggttaagtatacttatgtttggttatcATCGGATATCATGCAGGTTTTGATATTATTCGTTCAGGTTCGGATATTATCCGTTTGTGTttggatatccaatctctctgAATTCAATAACCGTTcggtattttgctactttggttcggattttcggatcGGATTCAGATACGGGTTCGAGTATCGGATAAAATGCACAACCCtaataaatcgtatgaataagAAGTTTCAttaatagatattaatatttatatatatatatatatatatatatcattttaaataaattacgtactacatacaaatatataaatatgttaattttagaatttccaatgaaaaattattgagatctgaatattttaattttgaaatttttattgaaagatattactttaaaaattttgtgatttatggtttaaatttttgttacagcaaatatacaaatgctaaaaaaataatatgagtaggaaatgtcaataataaatatttatattaaaatatactatatatctatgtcaatatcaataaattttaatttaaatcatataaagtaaataaaataaatttttagttatttacaaaaaacgTGATTGCAAATTAACAAAAGGTATTAGTTTAATTTATCTGATTACTCTAATGTATACacttttatgtatacaaatttattttttaaataggtgGTTTCTGATATCTTATTTCATTCTGAGAATCCCAGAAATACACTTCTTC is part of the Brassica rapa cultivar Chiifu-401-42 chromosome A09, CAAS_Brap_v3.01, whole genome shotgun sequence genome and harbors:
- the LOC103840571 gene encoding CLAVATA3/ESR (CLE)-related protein 43 gives rise to the protein MGCRDVLLTFYVALLLIFLFQVWLFREGQVRELSEDNHLGRDRNTLVSKNKKDDDDVQRLFQRYFKGSSFGLNNNNSNTRFEDSDRKIPISPDPLHN